A single genomic interval of Noviherbaspirillum cavernae harbors:
- a CDS encoding CobD/CbiB family protein, whose protein sequence is MTFISILCALLIEQLKPLRADNPAYAAIRSLAARMEGWFNAGQESQGRLAWIVMMMVLIVPTLLLYWLCTKISPFAALALNILICYLTLGFRHYSHYFTSIQLALNSGDMVAARRLLAEWTRQDTAEMEVSEISRIAVENALITTHRNVFGVFFWFLMPLGPAGAIMYRVAEHLARAWNEPDHMKNEAFGRFAVKAFYVLDWIPARLTAIAFAIVGNFEDAIYAWRNFANRWNDEAIGIILSAGGGAMGLRLGASSEIAADILPADASVIDSTAAIIDSPPGEEASVRALQSTVGLVWRALLLWMLLLLLLSLAVWLG, encoded by the coding sequence ATGACTTTTATTTCCATCCTCTGTGCGCTGTTGATTGAGCAACTCAAACCTTTGCGCGCAGACAATCCCGCGTATGCGGCAATCAGATCCCTCGCTGCCCGAATGGAGGGCTGGTTCAACGCTGGTCAGGAAAGCCAGGGGCGATTGGCATGGATTGTGATGATGATGGTCCTGATCGTGCCGACGCTGCTGTTGTACTGGCTGTGCACCAAAATCAGTCCTTTTGCAGCGTTGGCGTTGAATATCCTGATCTGCTACCTGACGCTCGGATTCCGGCATTACAGTCACTACTTCACTTCCATCCAGCTTGCGCTCAATAGCGGCGACATGGTCGCTGCGCGCCGTCTGCTGGCGGAATGGACCAGGCAGGATACGGCAGAGATGGAAGTGAGCGAGATATCGCGCATTGCGGTAGAGAATGCACTGATAACGACGCACCGCAATGTGTTTGGCGTCTTCTTCTGGTTCCTGATGCCCTTGGGCCCGGCCGGCGCGATCATGTATCGCGTCGCAGAACATCTCGCGCGCGCCTGGAACGAGCCGGACCACATGAAGAATGAAGCATTCGGCCGCTTTGCGGTCAAGGCATTCTATGTACTCGACTGGATACCGGCGCGGTTGACCGCGATTGCATTTGCCATCGTCGGCAATTTTGAGGATGCCATTTATGCGTGGCGCAATTTCGCAAACCGCTGGAATGATGAGGCGATCGGCATCATCCTCTCGGCCGGCGGTGGCGCAATGGGTTTGCGTTTGGGTGCCTCTTCCGAGATCGCTGCCGACATTCTGCCGGCCGATGCGTCTGTCATCGACTCGACCGCTGCCATCATCGACAGTCCGCCGGGCGAGGAGGCATCAGTTCGCGCCTTGCAAAGCACTGTGGGACTGGTTTGGCGTGCGCTTTTGCTATGGATGTTGCTGCTGTTGCTGCTTTCTCTCGCGGTGTGGCTCGGTTGA
- a CDS encoding CoA pyrophosphatase, with translation MSKIDFDPEECPVESIAGEPAIPASRMSVDWLHERFVHPQVWVPERMDESRMLQSAVTPIPAAVLMPIVVHSHGLSMLLTQRTAHLHDHAGQVSFPGGRVDQSDTSAIETALRETAEEVGLDRRHIEILGALPDYFTGTGFRVTPVVSIVRPPFDLSADPFEVAEIFEVPLSFLMNGMNHQRRTIQLPTGGHRTFYAMPYERFFIWGATAAMLRNLFHFLRA, from the coding sequence TTGTCCAAAATTGATTTTGATCCGGAAGAGTGCCCTGTCGAATCCATTGCGGGCGAGCCGGCCATCCCGGCAAGCAGGATGTCAGTCGACTGGTTGCACGAACGATTTGTTCATCCGCAGGTCTGGGTGCCGGAGCGCATGGATGAAAGCCGCATGCTGCAATCCGCAGTGACGCCGATTCCTGCCGCGGTGCTGATGCCGATCGTGGTGCACAGCCATGGTCTCTCCATGCTGCTGACCCAGCGTACTGCACACTTGCATGATCACGCAGGGCAGGTCAGCTTCCCCGGGGGGCGAGTCGACCAATCTGACACTTCCGCGATCGAAACGGCCCTGCGCGAAACTGCGGAAGAGGTCGGTCTTGACAGGCGTCATATTGAAATCCTTGGCGCGCTGCCTGATTACTTCACCGGAACCGGATTTCGCGTTACGCCGGTGGTCTCGATCGTGCGGCCTCCATTCGATTTGAGTGCCGACCCTTTCGAAGTTGCCGAAATCTTTGAAGTGCCTCTCTCGTTCCTCATGAATGGTATGAACCATCAACGTCGCACGATTCAACTGCCGACCGGTGGCCATCGCACGTTTTACGCGATGCCCTATGAGCGATTTTTCATCTGGGGCGCAACCGCTGCAATGCTTCGCAATCTGTTTCATTTCCTGCGCGCCTGA
- the rplS gene encoding 50S ribosomal protein L19 has product MDLIQQLEQDEIARLGKNIPDFAPGDTVVVNVNVVEGTRKRAQAYEGVVISRRNRGLNSNFIVRKISSGEGVERTFQLYSPLIASIEVKRRGDVRRAKLYYLRERSGKSARIKEKLPARRASGQTAE; this is encoded by the coding sequence ATGGACTTGATCCAACAACTCGAGCAGGACGAAATCGCTCGTCTGGGCAAAAACATCCCTGACTTCGCACCGGGTGATACGGTCGTCGTCAACGTCAACGTGGTTGAAGGCACGCGCAAACGTGCACAGGCTTACGAAGGTGTCGTGATTTCGCGCCGCAATCGCGGTCTGAACTCCAATTTCATCGTTCGCAAGATTTCGTCCGGTGAAGGCGTCGAGCGTACTTTTCAGTTGTATTCACCGCTGATCGCGTCGATCGAAGTCAAGCGTCGCGGCGATGTGCGTCGCGCCAAGCTGTACTATCTGCGCGAGCGTTCCGGCAAGTCGGCACGCATCAAGGAAAAGCTGCCGGCCCGTCGCGCATCGGGACAAACTGCAGAGTAA
- the trmD gene encoding tRNA (guanosine(37)-N1)-methyltransferase TrmD — translation MQFDVVTLFPEMFAALTQSGITRRAFDQQKCSLSLWNPRDFTNDNYRTIDDRPYGGGPGMVMLAKPLEAAINAAKSRQRHSGLVSPRVIYLSPQGRALTHQRVMQLVAEPGLVLLCGRYEAVDQRLLDRCVDEEISLGDFVLSGGELPAMALMDAVIRQLPGVLNDDASAVQDSFVNGLLDCPHYTRPEVYEDVAVPSVLLGGHHAEIEKWRRERALEVTARKRPDLIAQAREAGSLSRADERFLSSL, via the coding sequence ATGCAATTTGACGTCGTTACGCTCTTCCCCGAGATGTTCGCTGCATTGACGCAGTCCGGGATTACCCGTCGTGCCTTCGATCAGCAGAAATGTTCTCTGTCGTTGTGGAATCCCAGGGATTTCACGAATGACAATTACCGGACCATCGATGACCGGCCTTATGGCGGCGGCCCCGGAATGGTGATGCTGGCGAAGCCGCTGGAGGCGGCAATCAACGCGGCCAAGTCACGCCAGAGGCATTCAGGCTTGGTGTCGCCGCGAGTCATATATCTTTCGCCGCAAGGTCGTGCGCTGACGCATCAGCGCGTGATGCAGCTGGTTGCAGAACCGGGACTTGTGTTGTTGTGTGGGCGTTACGAGGCAGTGGATCAGCGCTTGCTGGATCGATGCGTCGATGAGGAAATCAGCCTTGGCGATTTCGTCCTGTCCGGCGGCGAACTGCCGGCGATGGCGCTGATGGATGCAGTGATCCGGCAATTGCCGGGGGTGTTGAATGACGATGCATCCGCGGTTCAAGACAGTTTCGTCAACGGCTTGCTGGATTGTCCGCATTACACGCGGCCCGAAGTATATGAAGATGTCGCGGTGCCGTCAGTATTGCTGGGCGGGCATCATGCGGAAATCGAAAAATGGCGGCGTGAAAGGGCGCTTGAAGTCACCGCCAGGAAACGGCCCGATTTGATTGCGCAGGCGCGTGAGGCAGGATCGCTGTCACGGGCTGACGAACGTTTTTTGAGCAGTTTGTAG
- the rimM gene encoding ribosome maturation factor RimM (Essential for efficient processing of 16S rRNA), which yields MTRDTVSGVSIPDDLVLVGHVTGAYGIQGWVRIKPYSADADALLHAKTWWLDKPALRDVDAMQAKTHGEDVVAQLMGVADRNAAEALKGATVQIRRSHFPALANNEFYWVDLIGLAVENLQGESLGAVADLMDSGAHPILRVIVPMGAEETRELLIPFVDQFVKVVDQSARKITVDWGLDY from the coding sequence TTGACACGCGACACTGTTTCAGGGGTTTCGATCCCTGACGACTTGGTGCTGGTCGGTCACGTGACCGGTGCGTACGGTATTCAAGGCTGGGTACGGATCAAGCCCTATTCCGCCGATGCCGATGCGCTGTTGCATGCAAAGACATGGTGGTTGGACAAGCCAGCGTTACGCGATGTTGATGCGATGCAGGCCAAGACCCATGGCGAAGATGTCGTGGCACAGCTGATGGGGGTTGCCGATCGCAATGCGGCAGAGGCGCTCAAGGGCGCTACTGTGCAGATTCGGCGCAGTCATTTCCCCGCACTGGCAAACAATGAGTTTTACTGGGTTGATTTGATCGGCCTTGCCGTCGAAAATCTTCAGGGCGAGTCCCTCGGAGCGGTCGCCGACTTGATGGATAGCGGCGCACACCCGATTCTGCGGGTAATCGTTCCGATGGGTGCTGAAGAGACGCGAGAATTGCTGATACCGTTTGTTGATCAGTTTGTCAAAGTGGTCGACCAATCGGCAAGGAAAATTACGGTGGATTGGGGGCTGGATTACTAG
- the rpsP gene encoding 30S ribosomal protein S16 has product MVVIRLSRSGAKKRPFFNIVATDSRNRRDGRFIERIGFYNPIAAGKDEGFRIAQDRLAHWQGVGAQLSPTVARLVSEAGKKAAA; this is encoded by the coding sequence ATGGTCGTTATTCGCTTATCTCGTTCCGGCGCCAAAAAGCGCCCGTTTTTCAACATCGTGGCCACTGACTCGCGCAATCGCCGCGATGGTCGTTTCATCGAACGCATCGGTTTTTACAATCCGATTGCTGCCGGCAAGGATGAGGGCTTCCGCATTGCGCAAGATCGTCTGGCTCACTGGCAAGGCGTTGGCGCTCAACTGTCGCCGACCGTTGCCCGTCTGGTCAGCGAAGCCGGCAAGAAAGCTGCAGCTTAA
- a CDS encoding TM2 domain-containing protein, whose translation MLHSHKNKTLATLLAFALGGVGAHRFYLYGTKDGLAWLHVVLFPLSIFAGFVEALVIGLTPDDKWNATHNAGSATQSKSGWPLALLLVCTMGIGAIAVIAAIARTVDYLYTGGAYG comes from the coding sequence ATGCTCCATTCACACAAAAACAAGACACTCGCCACCTTGCTTGCCTTTGCCCTTGGGGGTGTGGGCGCGCATCGCTTTTATCTGTACGGCACAAAGGATGGCTTGGCCTGGCTGCATGTTGTGTTATTCCCACTTTCCATCTTCGCCGGCTTCGTCGAAGCTCTGGTTATCGGGCTGACGCCGGATGACAAATGGAACGCCACTCACAATGCCGGCTCGGCAACGCAATCGAAATCGGGCTGGCCGCTTGCCTTATTACTCGTATGCACCATGGGAATCGGGGCAATTGCGGTGATTGCCGCAATTGCACGCACTGTGGATTACTTGTATACGGGTGGAGCCTATGGCTGA
- a CDS encoding DUF1059 domain-containing protein, translated as MARKYIDCREFPSESNCSVAIAADTDQELMEAAVQHATTVHKHEDTPEFRQQLKQLFKEGTPPVERPVSAAL; from the coding sequence ATGGCACGCAAATATATCGATTGCCGCGAATTTCCAAGCGAATCCAACTGCTCTGTTGCAATTGCCGCCGACACGGATCAGGAGTTGATGGAAGCTGCGGTGCAACATGCAACGACGGTCCACAAGCACGAAGACACGCCAGAGTTTCGCCAGCAGCTCAAGCAGCTATTCAAGGAAGGCACGCCGCCTGTGGAGAGGCCTGTCAGCGCCGCTCTTTGA